A stretch of Episyrphus balteatus chromosome 2, idEpiBalt1.1, whole genome shotgun sequence DNA encodes these proteins:
- the LOC129908368 gene encoding uncharacterized protein LOC129908368, giving the protein MCSNTEFGASKIRKRVKLEFDWKSEQPVMLIRIIRCVLPIFSVVPLGLGTCTAPSGEIGNCISNKECILKGGIPAGPCAGGYGLCCIFMQTCNGNIRENSTYFVNPNHPDVYDGTGSCQVTVHKIHPDICQLRLDLELFSIAQPEALNHICNQDQLLISGGSPAPTICGSSAGDHMYIDAGLGQSNPIVISVITSGSFPRLWRIRVSQIHCGGIYRADQGCLQYHTGISGRVRSFNFNTVSGRQLSNQDYSICVRTERNFCGIQYNACMDQENNRSRSFTISGNSNTPVMSMVGSGTTQVQTNTCPNDWLLIGCIRVADRVPPANACEDRVCGGTFNAEVSPDQKTVQTSVRPFRLYFHTDGIEAPLDVDNRGFCLDYVQQPCTNG; this is encoded by the exons atgtgttcgaatacggaaTTCGGAGCATCTAAAATTCGAAAACGGGTGAAATTAGAATTCGATTGGAAATCAGAACAGCCCGTGATGTTAATAAGAATTATAAGATgcg tcCTACCAATATTTTCTGTAGTTCCACTTGGCCTAGGCACTTGTACAGCGCCATCTGGTGAAATTGGAAATTGTATTTCAAATAAGGAATGCATTCTTAAAGGTGGAATTCCAGCAGGACCTTGTGCTGGTGGTTATGGATTATGTTGTATAT TTATGCAAACATGTAATGGAAATATTCGAGAAAATTCCACATATTTTGTGAATCCAAATCATCCAGATGTTTATGATGGTACAGGAAGTTGTCAAGTTACTGTTCATAAAATTCATCCAGATATTTGTCAACTAAG attGGATCTTGAATTATTTTCTATAGCTCAACCAGAAGCCCTAAATCATATTTGCAATCAAGATCAGCTTCTTATATCGGGTGGTAGTCCCGCTCCAACAATATGTGGATCTTCCGCTGGTGATCATA TGTACATTGATGCTGGACTTGGACAAAGTAATCCTATTGTAATATCCGTCATAACAAGTGGATCATTTCCACGTTTATGGCGAATTCGTGTTTCTCAAATTCACTGTGGTGGAATATATCGAGCTGATCAAGGTTGTTTGCAATACCACACGGGAATAAGTGGACGTGTTAGAAGCTTTAACTTTAACACAGTATCAGGTCGACAACTGTCAAATCAAGATTACAGTATTTGCGTTAGGACAGAGAGAAATTTCTGTGGAATTCAATATAATGCTTGTATGGATCAGG aaaacaaTCGATCACGATCATTTACAATATCAGGAAATTCAAATACACCTGTAATGTCAATGGTTGGCAGTGGAACAACACAAGTTCAAACAAATACCTGTCCCAATGACTGGCTTCTAATTGGCTGTATAAGAGTTGCTGATCGTGTTCCACCAGCAAATGCCTGTGAGGATCGTGTTTGTGGTGGGACTTTTAATGCTGAAGTTAGTCCCGATCAAAAGACTGTTCAAa CGAGTGTTCGTCCTTTTCGTTTGTATTTTCATACGGATGGCATTGAAGCGCCTCTAGATGTGGATAATCGTGGTTTTTGTCTAGACTATGTTCAGCAACCTTGTACAAATGGGTAG